A region from the Panicum hallii strain FIL2 chromosome 1, PHallii_v3.1, whole genome shotgun sequence genome encodes:
- the LOC112894795 gene encoding RNA exonuclease 4-like, whose amino-acid sequence MDSRRESSETLRNKCAACYRQYNRMEHLVEHMKVNYHSVHEPRCGVCGKHCRSFESLREHLIGPLPKVECARVFSVRGCSICLNIFDSNAAVRHHRAACQYTRAAPMPRGGITGRAVALACKMVGGVNDGSVDLCARVCLIGEDENIIFQTYVKPTAPVTNYRYEVTGIRPEYLRDAMPLKVAQRRIQEILCNGEPLWKLRPRSYGRAKILVGHGLDHDLERLGLEYPAFMIRDTAKYPPLMKTSKMSNSLKYLTQAYLGYEIQTGIEDPYEDCVAAMRLYIRMRSQAHPRDYNSGSGEVQNNYPAWRQRELERMSPEELLALSASDYYCWCLDY is encoded by the exons ATGGACAGCAGGAGGGAGTCCTCGGAGACCTTGAG GAACAAATGCGCGGCCTGCTACAGGCAGTACAACAGGATGGAGCACCTGGTGGAGCACATGAAGGTGAACTACCACTCGGTGCACGAGCCCAGGTGCGGCGTCTGCGGCAAGCACTGCCGCTCCTTCGAGTCGCTCAGGGAGCATCTCATCG GGCCTTTGCCGAAGGTGGAGTGCGCGCGGGTCTTCAGCGTTCGCGGCTGCAGCATCTGCCTCAACATCTTTGACAGCAACGCTGCCGTCAGACATCACCGTGCTGCCTGCCAATACACCCGTGCTGCTCCG ATGCCCAGGGGCGGCATAACCGGCCGTGCGGTTGCTCTGGCTTGCAAAATGGTCGGAGGAGTGAATGACGGCTCAGTGGACCTTTGTGCAAGGGTGTGCCTCATTGGAGAAGACGAGAATATCATCTTCCAGACCTATGTCAAACCTACAGCTCCTGTTACCAACTACAG GTATGAAGTAACTGGGATAAGGCCAGAGTACTTGAGGGACGCAATGCCACTGAAGGTTGCAcagaggaggattcaggagatCCTGTGCAATGGGGAGCCTCTGTGGAAGTTACGCCCAAGGAGTTATGGAAGGGCCAAGATTCTGGTTGGCCATGGCCTGGACCATGATCTTGAGCGCCTAGGGTTGGAGTACCCAGCATTCATGATCAG GGACACTGCAAAATACCCGCCTCTGATGAAGACTAGCAAGATGAGTAACTCCCTGAAGTACCTTACACAAGCATATCTGGG GTATGAGATTCAAACAGGCATTGAGGACCCCTATGAGGACTGTGTGGCAGCAATGAGGCTGTACATCAGGATGCGATCACAAGCTCACCCGAGAGATTACAACTCTGGTTCAGGTGAGGTCCAGAACAACTACCCAGCCTGGAGGCAGAGAGAGCTGGAGAGGATGAGCCCAGAAGAACTCCTTGCACTTTCAGCATCAGACTACTATTGCTGGTGCCTGGATTACTAA
- the LOC112883071 gene encoding histone-lysine N-methyltransferase SUVR5 isoform X1 codes for MLMDPPVMQVDCQLQNDVEKTSSYDRKLTVSHRDYGWTGSDVRPTDDAIICNPIEVNNASQTGIDEVLDSSSRRFPINLDDLPQGTELIKKNGDDSHSNDVKLQLNVSTENNNGLQSDDGNFNKQSFCKEDRHHPQEEIHPPPTTVSLLSSCKLNGDAMPSQEEKIEEEHVQVDGIVDAVTKEVGTDLVGCHAEQKELQCTLQDLSEIACSIGLVRNKSSPQEETNASVSPLNDTGNNVDNSSCNGDTNYKGEELNMGNPGDEDHAVALWVKWRGKWQTGIRCCRVDYPLTTVKAKPTHDRKSYIVVFFPRTKTYSWVDMLLVLPIEECPLPLVNGTHRKWRKLVKDLSVPRRFIMQKLAISMLNLSDELHIEAVIDNARKATTWKEFALEASCCRDYTDLGKMLIKLQNMILPDYISCQWLQNSFDMWKQKCTNAHDAETIEMLYEELRQSVLWSKIQELWNASVQPELVPEWKTWKQEVMKQYFSSHPCGNVANFEKNNCYNDPALDQQVSRKRPKLEVRRGDTQISHMGEADGRTAKEDLKRSNLPSNSVTHEAVGALEAMNQNNAVTFSGNSGATEITASGSANPALQNARLELDSFKSSRQCSAYIEAKGRQCGRWANDGDIYCCVHQSMHFLDYSSREDKTLTVEAPLCSGMTNMGRKCKHRAQHGTTFCKKHRLRTNSDSMHPENLLGSSEVPHMREESPNKGVEEISKSQSMYSIDSETDKNSHAAVQVKLIPTVATEISGEKACATEKIDLCAASTSITNTDDVPLCIGIRSHYSIIECQDYAKRHTLYCEKHLPKFLKRARNGKSRLVSKDVFVNVLKGCTSRKDKICLHQACEFLYWFLRNNLSHQRTGLGSDHMPQILAEAAKNPDVGKFLLKVISTEREKLENLWGFGSNRSKQIYSEHKQGSAVLLHGEGTNLSSGLKCKICTHEFSDDQALGLHWTSVHKKESRWLFRGYSCAVCMESFTNKKVLERHVQDVHGAQYLQYSILIRCMSCNSNFLNTDLLYPHIVSDHAQQFRLLDVPQRPNRSVLQTEGTSGATLYDNHNVEKDDGSQKFTCSLCGLRFDLLPDLGRHHQVAHMDSGAEGHISLGRGKYQLNRGRHYYSSFKKSLRPTSTLKKRSSSGIEKSFKFQSSGLSMVTSQIVESETASLGKLPDFQCSDIAETLFSKIQKTRPHPSNLDILSVARSVCCKTSLLTALEVKYGSLPENIFVKAAKLCSDNGIQIDWHHEEFVCPKGCKSRYNSNALPPIQLMSADFPEAPSVIDPPNDDDMWDMDEYHYVLDSKHFGWKLKKERVVLCEDVSFGREKVPIVCVIDVDAKDSFSMKPEELLPLGSSLPWQGLHYTTKRVMDSSLVDSENAMPGCACSRTECSPEKCVHVSLFDGVYDNLVDIHGTPMHGRFAYDEDSKIILQEGYPIYECNSSCTCDSSCQNKVLQKGLLVKLELFRTENKGWAIRAAEPIPQGTFVCEYVGDVLKTDEAMKNAERMSSSDCSYLFDIASQIDRERVQTVGTVSYMIDATRSGNVSRFINHSCSPNLSTRLVLVESKDCQLAHIGLFANQDIAVGEELAYDYRQKLVAGDGCPCHCGTRNCRGRVY; via the exons ATGCTGATGGACCCTCCTGTTATGCAAGTGGATTGCCAGTTGCAAAATGACGTGGAAAAAACTTCATCCTATGACAGGAAGCTGACCGTCTCGCACCGTGATTATGGGTGGACAGGCTCTGATGTCCGCCCAACAGATGATGCAATAATCTGTAACCCAATTGAGGTTAACAATGCTTCTCAAACGGGCATAGATGAGGTATTAGATTCTTCTTCCAGAAGATTTCCTATTAACCTGGATGATTTACCTCAGGGGACAGAATTAATAAAGAAGAATGGTGACGATTCTCACTCCAATGATGTAAAACTTCAGTTGAATGTAAGCACTGAAAATAATAATGGCTTGCAAAGTGATGATGGCAACTTTAATAAACAAAGTTTTTGTAAAGAGGATAGGCATCATCCTCAGGAAGAGATACATCCTCCTCCCACCACAGTGTCACTACTAAGTTCATGCAAACTCAATGGAGATGCCATGCCTTCTCAAGAAGAGAAAATAGAAGAAGAGCATGTCCAAGTAGATGGAATTGTTGATGCAGTAACTAAGGAAGTCGGAACTGACTTGGTAGGATGCCATGCTGAGCAGAAAGAATTGCAGTGCACGCTACAAGATCTGTCAGAAATAGCCTGCAGTATTGGTTTAGTACGTAATAAATCTTCTCCACAGGAAGAGACCAATGCGTCCGTTTCGCCTTTAAATGACACAGGCAATAATGTTGATAACAGTAGTTGTAATGGTGATACCAATTACAAAGGGGAAGAGCTCAACATGGGTAACCCTGGAGATGAAGATCATGCTGTAGCACTTTGGGTGAAG TGGAGAGGAAAATGGCAAACAGGAATTCGATGCTGTAGAGTAGACTATCCTTTAACTACTGTAAAGGCAAAACCAACACATGACAGGAAGAGCTATATTGTTGTTTTCTTCCCACGGACAAAAACTTATTCTTGGGTAGACATGCTACTTGTTCTACCAATAGAGGAATGTCCTTTGCCACTTGTAAATGGAACTCATCGTAAATGGAGAAAGCTGGTGAAGGATTTGAGCGTTCCTCGGCGATTCATCATGCAGAAACTTGCCATTTCAATGCTAAATTTGAGTGATGAGCTTCATATTGAG GCTGTAATTGATAATGCTCGGAAGGCCACAACTTGGAAAGAATTTGCTCTGGAAGCGTCTTGCTGTAGAGATTACACTGATCTTGGGAAGATGCTCATCAAACTACAAAAT ATGATTCTTCCGGACTACATAAGCTGCCAGTGGCTACAAAATTCTTTTGACATGTGGAAACAAAAGTGTACGaatgcacatgatgctgagaCTATTGAAATGCTTTATGAG GAACTTAGGCAGTCGGTTCTTTGGAGCAAGATTCAGGAATTGTGGAATGCATCAGTGCAGCCGGAATTAGTCCCTGAGTGGAAAACATGGAAACAAGAAGTCATGAAACAGTACTTTTCATCACATCCTTGTGGTAATGTTGCCAACTTTGAGAAAAACAATTGTTACAACGATCCAGCTTTAGATCAACAAGTTAGTAGAAAGCGTCCGAAACTTGAAGTTCGCAGAGGAgatactcaaatttcacacatgGGTGAGGCTGATGGCCGGACTGCAAAAGAAGATCTGAAGCGAAGTAATCTTCCTAGTAACTCTGTCACGCATGAAGCTGTAGGTGCATTAGAAGCAATGAATCAGAATAATGCCGTTACATTCTCTGGAAATTCTGGTGCCACTGAGATCACGGCATCTGGTAGTGCCAATCCAGCTTTGCAGAATGCTAGACTTGAGTTAGATTCATTCAAGAGTTCTCGGCAGTGTTCTGCATATATTGAAGCAAAGGGAAGGCAGTGTGGTAGGTGGGCAAATGATGGTGATATTTACTGTTGCGTGCACCAAAGTATGCATTTTCTTGACTATTCTTCTAGGGAGGACAAGACACTTACTGTTGAAGCTCCATTGTGCAGTGGTATGACTAATATGGGTAGAAAATGCAAGCATCGAGCTCAGCATGGTACTACTTTTTGTAAAAAGCACCGCCTCCGAACAAACTCTGATTCAATGCACCCAGAGAATTTGTTGGGTTCATCTGAGGTACCCCATATGAGGGAAGAATCTCCAAATAAGGGGGTAGAAGAAATTTCTAAGTCACAGTCGATGTACAGCATTGATTCTGAAACAGACAAGAATTCACACGCTGCTGTACAAGTGAAATTGATACCGACTGTGGCTACAGAGATCTCAGGTGAAAAAGCTTGTGCAACGGAGAAAATTGATCTGTGTGCTGCGTCAACTTCCATCACAAATACTGATGATGTTCCTCTTTGTATTGGAATTCGCTCTCATTACAGTATCATCGAGTGCCAAGATTATGCCAAGCGACATACTCTTTACTGTGAGAAGCACCTTCCAAAGTTCCTTAAACGTGCCAGGAATGGAAAGAGTCGACTTGTTTCTAAAGATGTCTTTGTCAATGTTCTGAAGGGTTGCACATCAAGGAAAGATAAAATATGTTTACACCAAGCATGTGAATTTCTTTATTGGTTCTTGAGAAACAACCTTTCTCATCAACGCACCGGTCTTGGTAGTGACCATATGCCCCAGATACTGGCTGAAGCGGCTAAAAATCCAGATGTTGGAAAGTTTTTGTTGAAGGTGATATCTACTGAGAGAGAGAAACTGGAAAATCTCTGGGGCTTTGGTTCAAATAGATCTAAGCAAATCTATTCTGAACACAAACAAGGATCTGCAGTGTTGTTGCACGGAGAGGGAACTAATCTTTCATCTGGTTTGAAGTGCAAAATTTGTACTCATGAGTTCTCTGATGATCAAGCTCTTGGATTACATTGGACATCGGTCCACAAAAAGGAATCCCGGTGGCTGTTCAGAGGTTATTCTTGTGCTGTATGCATGGAATCATTTACCAACAAGAAAGTTCTTGAAAGACATGTGCAGGATGTACATGGGGCTCAGTACCTCCAGTATTCAATTCTTATTCGATGTATGTCATGCAACAGCAATTTTTTGAACACAGATTTGTTGTACCCGCACATTGTTTCTGATCATGCCCAACAGTTCAGGCTTCTTGATGTCCCTCAACGACCTAATCGATCTGTTCTACAAACAGAAGGGACAAGTGGTGCGACCCTTTATGATAACCACAACGTTGAGAAGGATGATGGCTCACAGAAGTTCACCTGCAGCTTATGCGGGCTCAGATTTGATCTTCTACCAGATCTTGGCCGCCACCATCAAGTCGCTCATATGGACTCAGGTGCTGAAGGCCACATTTCACTGGGACGTGGGAAGTATCAGCTTAACCGTGGCCGACACTACTATTCTTCTTTCAAGAAAAGTTTACGGCCAACAAGTACATTAAAGAAGAGGAGTAGCTCTGGAATTGAGAAAAGTTTTAAGTTTCAAAGCTCTGGCCTATCTATGGTAACATCACAAATAGTTGAATCTGAAACAGCCAGCCTTGGTAAGCTACCAGACTTCCAATGCTCAGATATTGCAGAAACTTTATTTTCCAAGATTCAAAAGACAAGACCCCATCCAAGCAACCTTGATATTTTGTCTGTTGCCCGTTCTGTGTGCTGTAAGACAAGTCTTCTTACTGcactcgaagttaaatatggATCTCTACCTGAGAACATATTTGTGAAAGCTGCAAAGCTATGTAGTGACAATGGCATCCAAATTGATTGGCACCACGAGGAATTCGTTTGCCCTAAAGGTTGCAAGTCTAGATATAATTCAAATGCTTTGCCTCCTATACAGCTCATGTCAGCTGATTTTCCGGAAGCTCCTTCTGTTATTGATCCTCCAAATGACGATGACATGTGGGACATGGATGAATATCATTATGTTCTTGATTCAAAGCATTTTGGATGGAAGCTTAAAAAGGAGAGGGTTGTTCTATGTGAAGATGTAAGCTTTGGCAGGGAGAAAGTTCCAATTGTCTGTGTCATTGATGTTGATGCAAAAGATTCTTTCAGTATGAAGCCTGAAGAACTTCTGCCACTTGGCAGTTCTCTGCCTTGGCAAGGTTTACATTATACCACAAAGCGCGTGATGGATTCATCTCTTGTTGATTCAGAG AACGCTATGCCTGGGTGTGCATGTTCTCGTACTGAATGCTCCCCTGAGAAATGTGTTCACGTGAGTCTCTTTGACGGTGTTTACGATAACCTGGTGGATATCCATGGAACACCAATGCATGGCAGATTTGCATATGATGAAGATAGTAAGATTATTTTACAG GAAGGGTATCCAATTTATGAGTGCAATTCATCATGTACTTGTGATTCATCCTGCCAGAATAAAGTATTGCAGAAAGGCCTGCTTGTTAAGTTGGAACTCTTTAGAACTGAGAATAAG GGTTGGGCTATTAGAGCTGCTGAACCTATTCCACAGGGCACCTTTGTCTGCGAGTATGTTGGCGACGTCCTTAAGACTGATGAGGCCATGAAAAATGCAGAAAG GATGTCAAGTAGTGACTGCAGTTACTTGTTTGACATTGCTTCTCAGATTGATAGGGAAAGAGTTCAGACTGTAGGGACCGTCAGCTACATGATTGATGCCACAAGATCTGGAAATGTGTCCCGCTTTATTAATCACAG CTGTTCGCCAAATCTCAGTACCCGTTTGGTTTTGGTTGAGAGCAAAGATTGCCAGCTTGCTCACATTGGCTTGTTTGCTAATCAAGAT ATTGCTGTGGGAGAAGAACTCGCATATGATTACCGACAAAAGCTTGTAGCAGGCGATGGCTGCCCCTGCCATTGTGGAACCAGGAATTGCCGAGGCCGTGTCTATTAA
- the LOC112883071 gene encoding histone-lysine N-methyltransferase SUVR5 isoform X2, whose translation MLMDPPVMQVDCQLQNDVEKTSSYDRKLTVSHRDYGWTGSDVRPTDDAIICNPIEGTELIKKNGDDSHSNDVKLQLNVSTENNNGLQSDDGNFNKQSFCKEDRHHPQEEIHPPPTTVSLLSSCKLNGDAMPSQEEKIEEEHVQVDGIVDAVTKEVGTDLVGCHAEQKELQCTLQDLSEIACSIGLVRNKSSPQEETNASVSPLNDTGNNVDNSSCNGDTNYKGEELNMGNPGDEDHAVALWVKWRGKWQTGIRCCRVDYPLTTVKAKPTHDRKSYIVVFFPRTKTYSWVDMLLVLPIEECPLPLVNGTHRKWRKLVKDLSVPRRFIMQKLAISMLNLSDELHIEAVIDNARKATTWKEFALEASCCRDYTDLGKMLIKLQNMILPDYISCQWLQNSFDMWKQKCTNAHDAETIEMLYEELRQSVLWSKIQELWNASVQPELVPEWKTWKQEVMKQYFSSHPCGNVANFEKNNCYNDPALDQQVSRKRPKLEVRRGDTQISHMGEADGRTAKEDLKRSNLPSNSVTHEAVGALEAMNQNNAVTFSGNSGATEITASGSANPALQNARLELDSFKSSRQCSAYIEAKGRQCGRWANDGDIYCCVHQSMHFLDYSSREDKTLTVEAPLCSGMTNMGRKCKHRAQHGTTFCKKHRLRTNSDSMHPENLLGSSEVPHMREESPNKGVEEISKSQSMYSIDSETDKNSHAAVQVKLIPTVATEISGEKACATEKIDLCAASTSITNTDDVPLCIGIRSHYSIIECQDYAKRHTLYCEKHLPKFLKRARNGKSRLVSKDVFVNVLKGCTSRKDKICLHQACEFLYWFLRNNLSHQRTGLGSDHMPQILAEAAKNPDVGKFLLKVISTEREKLENLWGFGSNRSKQIYSEHKQGSAVLLHGEGTNLSSGLKCKICTHEFSDDQALGLHWTSVHKKESRWLFRGYSCAVCMESFTNKKVLERHVQDVHGAQYLQYSILIRCMSCNSNFLNTDLLYPHIVSDHAQQFRLLDVPQRPNRSVLQTEGTSGATLYDNHNVEKDDGSQKFTCSLCGLRFDLLPDLGRHHQVAHMDSGAEGHISLGRGKYQLNRGRHYYSSFKKSLRPTSTLKKRSSSGIEKSFKFQSSGLSMVTSQIVESETASLGKLPDFQCSDIAETLFSKIQKTRPHPSNLDILSVARSVCCKTSLLTALEVKYGSLPENIFVKAAKLCSDNGIQIDWHHEEFVCPKGCKSRYNSNALPPIQLMSADFPEAPSVIDPPNDDDMWDMDEYHYVLDSKHFGWKLKKERVVLCEDVSFGREKVPIVCVIDVDAKDSFSMKPEELLPLGSSLPWQGLHYTTKRVMDSSLVDSENAMPGCACSRTECSPEKCVHVSLFDGVYDNLVDIHGTPMHGRFAYDEDSKIILQEGYPIYECNSSCTCDSSCQNKVLQKGLLVKLELFRTENKGWAIRAAEPIPQGTFVCEYVGDVLKTDEAMKNAERMSSSDCSYLFDIASQIDRERVQTVGTVSYMIDATRSGNVSRFINHSCSPNLSTRLVLVESKDCQLAHIGLFANQDIAVGEELAYDYRQKLVAGDGCPCHCGTRNCRGRVY comes from the exons ATGCTGATGGACCCTCCTGTTATGCAAGTGGATTGCCAGTTGCAAAATGACGTGGAAAAAACTTCATCCTATGACAGGAAGCTGACCGTCTCGCACCGTGATTATGGGTGGACAGGCTCTGATGTCCGCCCAACAGATGATGCAATAATCTGTAACCCAATTGAG GGGACAGAATTAATAAAGAAGAATGGTGACGATTCTCACTCCAATGATGTAAAACTTCAGTTGAATGTAAGCACTGAAAATAATAATGGCTTGCAAAGTGATGATGGCAACTTTAATAAACAAAGTTTTTGTAAAGAGGATAGGCATCATCCTCAGGAAGAGATACATCCTCCTCCCACCACAGTGTCACTACTAAGTTCATGCAAACTCAATGGAGATGCCATGCCTTCTCAAGAAGAGAAAATAGAAGAAGAGCATGTCCAAGTAGATGGAATTGTTGATGCAGTAACTAAGGAAGTCGGAACTGACTTGGTAGGATGCCATGCTGAGCAGAAAGAATTGCAGTGCACGCTACAAGATCTGTCAGAAATAGCCTGCAGTATTGGTTTAGTACGTAATAAATCTTCTCCACAGGAAGAGACCAATGCGTCCGTTTCGCCTTTAAATGACACAGGCAATAATGTTGATAACAGTAGTTGTAATGGTGATACCAATTACAAAGGGGAAGAGCTCAACATGGGTAACCCTGGAGATGAAGATCATGCTGTAGCACTTTGGGTGAAG TGGAGAGGAAAATGGCAAACAGGAATTCGATGCTGTAGAGTAGACTATCCTTTAACTACTGTAAAGGCAAAACCAACACATGACAGGAAGAGCTATATTGTTGTTTTCTTCCCACGGACAAAAACTTATTCTTGGGTAGACATGCTACTTGTTCTACCAATAGAGGAATGTCCTTTGCCACTTGTAAATGGAACTCATCGTAAATGGAGAAAGCTGGTGAAGGATTTGAGCGTTCCTCGGCGATTCATCATGCAGAAACTTGCCATTTCAATGCTAAATTTGAGTGATGAGCTTCATATTGAG GCTGTAATTGATAATGCTCGGAAGGCCACAACTTGGAAAGAATTTGCTCTGGAAGCGTCTTGCTGTAGAGATTACACTGATCTTGGGAAGATGCTCATCAAACTACAAAAT ATGATTCTTCCGGACTACATAAGCTGCCAGTGGCTACAAAATTCTTTTGACATGTGGAAACAAAAGTGTACGaatgcacatgatgctgagaCTATTGAAATGCTTTATGAG GAACTTAGGCAGTCGGTTCTTTGGAGCAAGATTCAGGAATTGTGGAATGCATCAGTGCAGCCGGAATTAGTCCCTGAGTGGAAAACATGGAAACAAGAAGTCATGAAACAGTACTTTTCATCACATCCTTGTGGTAATGTTGCCAACTTTGAGAAAAACAATTGTTACAACGATCCAGCTTTAGATCAACAAGTTAGTAGAAAGCGTCCGAAACTTGAAGTTCGCAGAGGAgatactcaaatttcacacatgGGTGAGGCTGATGGCCGGACTGCAAAAGAAGATCTGAAGCGAAGTAATCTTCCTAGTAACTCTGTCACGCATGAAGCTGTAGGTGCATTAGAAGCAATGAATCAGAATAATGCCGTTACATTCTCTGGAAATTCTGGTGCCACTGAGATCACGGCATCTGGTAGTGCCAATCCAGCTTTGCAGAATGCTAGACTTGAGTTAGATTCATTCAAGAGTTCTCGGCAGTGTTCTGCATATATTGAAGCAAAGGGAAGGCAGTGTGGTAGGTGGGCAAATGATGGTGATATTTACTGTTGCGTGCACCAAAGTATGCATTTTCTTGACTATTCTTCTAGGGAGGACAAGACACTTACTGTTGAAGCTCCATTGTGCAGTGGTATGACTAATATGGGTAGAAAATGCAAGCATCGAGCTCAGCATGGTACTACTTTTTGTAAAAAGCACCGCCTCCGAACAAACTCTGATTCAATGCACCCAGAGAATTTGTTGGGTTCATCTGAGGTACCCCATATGAGGGAAGAATCTCCAAATAAGGGGGTAGAAGAAATTTCTAAGTCACAGTCGATGTACAGCATTGATTCTGAAACAGACAAGAATTCACACGCTGCTGTACAAGTGAAATTGATACCGACTGTGGCTACAGAGATCTCAGGTGAAAAAGCTTGTGCAACGGAGAAAATTGATCTGTGTGCTGCGTCAACTTCCATCACAAATACTGATGATGTTCCTCTTTGTATTGGAATTCGCTCTCATTACAGTATCATCGAGTGCCAAGATTATGCCAAGCGACATACTCTTTACTGTGAGAAGCACCTTCCAAAGTTCCTTAAACGTGCCAGGAATGGAAAGAGTCGACTTGTTTCTAAAGATGTCTTTGTCAATGTTCTGAAGGGTTGCACATCAAGGAAAGATAAAATATGTTTACACCAAGCATGTGAATTTCTTTATTGGTTCTTGAGAAACAACCTTTCTCATCAACGCACCGGTCTTGGTAGTGACCATATGCCCCAGATACTGGCTGAAGCGGCTAAAAATCCAGATGTTGGAAAGTTTTTGTTGAAGGTGATATCTACTGAGAGAGAGAAACTGGAAAATCTCTGGGGCTTTGGTTCAAATAGATCTAAGCAAATCTATTCTGAACACAAACAAGGATCTGCAGTGTTGTTGCACGGAGAGGGAACTAATCTTTCATCTGGTTTGAAGTGCAAAATTTGTACTCATGAGTTCTCTGATGATCAAGCTCTTGGATTACATTGGACATCGGTCCACAAAAAGGAATCCCGGTGGCTGTTCAGAGGTTATTCTTGTGCTGTATGCATGGAATCATTTACCAACAAGAAAGTTCTTGAAAGACATGTGCAGGATGTACATGGGGCTCAGTACCTCCAGTATTCAATTCTTATTCGATGTATGTCATGCAACAGCAATTTTTTGAACACAGATTTGTTGTACCCGCACATTGTTTCTGATCATGCCCAACAGTTCAGGCTTCTTGATGTCCCTCAACGACCTAATCGATCTGTTCTACAAACAGAAGGGACAAGTGGTGCGACCCTTTATGATAACCACAACGTTGAGAAGGATGATGGCTCACAGAAGTTCACCTGCAGCTTATGCGGGCTCAGATTTGATCTTCTACCAGATCTTGGCCGCCACCATCAAGTCGCTCATATGGACTCAGGTGCTGAAGGCCACATTTCACTGGGACGTGGGAAGTATCAGCTTAACCGTGGCCGACACTACTATTCTTCTTTCAAGAAAAGTTTACGGCCAACAAGTACATTAAAGAAGAGGAGTAGCTCTGGAATTGAGAAAAGTTTTAAGTTTCAAAGCTCTGGCCTATCTATGGTAACATCACAAATAGTTGAATCTGAAACAGCCAGCCTTGGTAAGCTACCAGACTTCCAATGCTCAGATATTGCAGAAACTTTATTTTCCAAGATTCAAAAGACAAGACCCCATCCAAGCAACCTTGATATTTTGTCTGTTGCCCGTTCTGTGTGCTGTAAGACAAGTCTTCTTACTGcactcgaagttaaatatggATCTCTACCTGAGAACATATTTGTGAAAGCTGCAAAGCTATGTAGTGACAATGGCATCCAAATTGATTGGCACCACGAGGAATTCGTTTGCCCTAAAGGTTGCAAGTCTAGATATAATTCAAATGCTTTGCCTCCTATACAGCTCATGTCAGCTGATTTTCCGGAAGCTCCTTCTGTTATTGATCCTCCAAATGACGATGACATGTGGGACATGGATGAATATCATTATGTTCTTGATTCAAAGCATTTTGGATGGAAGCTTAAAAAGGAGAGGGTTGTTCTATGTGAAGATGTAAGCTTTGGCAGGGAGAAAGTTCCAATTGTCTGTGTCATTGATGTTGATGCAAAAGATTCTTTCAGTATGAAGCCTGAAGAACTTCTGCCACTTGGCAGTTCTCTGCCTTGGCAAGGTTTACATTATACCACAAAGCGCGTGATGGATTCATCTCTTGTTGATTCAGAG AACGCTATGCCTGGGTGTGCATGTTCTCGTACTGAATGCTCCCCTGAGAAATGTGTTCACGTGAGTCTCTTTGACGGTGTTTACGATAACCTGGTGGATATCCATGGAACACCAATGCATGGCAGATTTGCATATGATGAAGATAGTAAGATTATTTTACAG GAAGGGTATCCAATTTATGAGTGCAATTCATCATGTACTTGTGATTCATCCTGCCAGAATAAAGTATTGCAGAAAGGCCTGCTTGTTAAGTTGGAACTCTTTAGAACTGAGAATAAG GGTTGGGCTATTAGAGCTGCTGAACCTATTCCACAGGGCACCTTTGTCTGCGAGTATGTTGGCGACGTCCTTAAGACTGATGAGGCCATGAAAAATGCAGAAAG GATGTCAAGTAGTGACTGCAGTTACTTGTTTGACATTGCTTCTCAGATTGATAGGGAAAGAGTTCAGACTGTAGGGACCGTCAGCTACATGATTGATGCCACAAGATCTGGAAATGTGTCCCGCTTTATTAATCACAG CTGTTCGCCAAATCTCAGTACCCGTTTGGTTTTGGTTGAGAGCAAAGATTGCCAGCTTGCTCACATTGGCTTGTTTGCTAATCAAGAT ATTGCTGTGGGAGAAGAACTCGCATATGATTACCGACAAAAGCTTGTAGCAGGCGATGGCTGCCCCTGCCATTGTGGAACCAGGAATTGCCGAGGCCGTGTCTATTAA
- the LOC112889766 gene encoding histone H2B.5 produces the protein MAPKAEKKPAAKKPAEEEPAEKAAPAEKAPAGKKPKAEKRLPAGKSAGKEGGDKKGKKKAKKSVESYKIYVFKVLKQVHPDIGISSKAMSIMNSFINDIFEKLAAEAAKLARYNKKPTITSREIQTSVRLVLPGELAKHAVSEGTKAVTKFTSS, from the coding sequence ATGGCGCCCAAGGCGGAGAAGAAGCCGGCGGCCAAGAAGCCCGCAGAGGAGGAGCCCGCGGAGAAGGCGGCGCCAGCGGAGAAGGCCCCCGCGGGCAAGAAGCCCAAGGCGGAGAAGCGGCTCCCGGCGGGCAAGTCCGCCGGCAAGGAGGGCGGCGACaagaaggggaagaagaaggccAAGAAGAGCGTGGAGTCGTACAAGATCTACGTCTTCAAGGTCCTCAAGCAGGTGCACCCCGACATCGGCATCTCCTCCAAGGCCATGTCCATCATGAACTCCTTCATCAACGACATCTTCGAGAAGCTCGCCGCGGAGGCCGCCAAGCTCGCCCGTTACAACAAGAAACCGACCATCACCTCCCGCGAGATCCAGACCTCGGTGCGCCTCGTCCTCCCCGGGGAGCTCGCAAAGCACGCCGTGTCAGAGGGCACCAAGGCCGTCACCAAGTTCACCTCGTCTTAG